Within Acidobacteriota bacterium, the genomic segment GCCAGCGAAATTCCGGACGCTCCCGATATACCGACGACGATCCGTTTACCCATCTGCCATCACACTCCGCCGGCGAGCCCGCGCCGAGGCGAAAGTATACGTTGCGACTTCAAGCCGGAAGCCGCCGACTCCCGTAAAGCTTCCTTTCAGAGGCGCCCTCCCCGCAAAAAAATTTGACGACCGCCGAAGCCTGCCGCCAGCACAAGTAGCTCCAGAACCGTCATTTAACCCGTAATGCCAGGTGGCCGCGCTTTTGACTTCATTGCCCCCTCGAAAGGAGGTGATGCCGGGCAGAGCCAAAAAAGAAGCGGGTGACAAAACGAGTGGACAACTCAAATCGAACCAAGCGTAAGAAACCAGCAGTTCCATCACAACCATTTTCGAAACTAAAGGAGGAAAGACCAGATGCGCAAATCTCTGAACATCGCATTGCTCGTCGCCATGACGATTCTCATGGCAATCCCCGCCGTCGCCGCGGACAAGGCCGCCGGCAAGATCAACATCAACACCGCCACCGTCGAGCAGCTCCAGCTGCTTCCTCGGGTCGGTCCGAAAGTCGCCGAGCGGATCGTTCAGTGGCGTGAGGACAACGGCCCGTTCGTGCGAGCCACCGACCTGATGCAGGTACGAGGCATCGGTGACAGCACCTTCAGCCTTCTCGAGCCTCACATCAGCGTCGAAGGCGAATCGACTCTCTCCGAGAAGGTTCCGTCGCCGCGCAAAGCAAAACCTGCCAACTCGGCTGACTAGGCCGTCCCACCTCACTCCCGCAGTACCGGGCCGCCCGACCCAGATCGGGCGGCCCACCTCCCCAGGAAAAGGAGAACTCATGTCGAGAGAACCTGCCGGCTACACCCTCCTCGAGATCATCACGGTCATCGCGATCATCGGGGCCTTCGTCCTCGCCGCGGTGCCCGCGCTGAGCTCAATCAACAAGCGGAGAGCCGTTCGCGTCGCATCCCAGGAGCTGCGAGGTGTCTTTCACGAAGCGAGGTCGCGCGCGATCAGCAAGGCCCGTCACGTAGGACTTCGCTTCATCGAGACCGGCGACCAATGGAGCTATGAGATTTATGAGGACGGCGACTGGGACGGTCTCTCCAACGCCGACATCAAGAAAGGCATCGACAAGAAGGTTTCCGGACCCCGTCGTCTGCTCGAGCACACGGACGATGTTCGGATCGCCCTGCCGACGTTCACTCTGAGCGATCCGGAGGGGAAGGTGATTCCTGAAGGCAAAGCGGTCCG encodes:
- a CDS encoding helix-hairpin-helix domain-containing protein; protein product: MRKSLNIALLVAMTILMAIPAVAADKAAGKININTATVEQLQLLPRVGPKVAERIVQWREDNGPFVRATDLMQVRGIGDSTFSLLEPHISVEGESTLSEKVPSPRKAKPANSAD
- a CDS encoding prepilin-type N-terminal cleavage/methylation domain-containing protein encodes the protein MSREPAGYTLLEIITVIAIIGAFVLAAVPALSSINKRRAVRVASQELRGVFHEARSRAISKARHVGLRFIETGDQWSYEIYEDGDWDGLSNADIKKGIDKKVSGPRRLLEHTDDVRIALPTFTLSDPEGKVIPEGKAVRFGKSLLCSFSPRGSSSSGSIFLTDGDELVAMVRVYGPTAKIRSMIYHPRQGIWK